The Papio anubis isolate 15944 unplaced genomic scaffold, Panubis1.0 scaffold59, whole genome shotgun sequence genome contains a region encoding:
- the LOC101014061 gene encoding protein PIGBOS1 isoform X11, with the protein MFRRLTLSHLLFTTILGIAGGVYVFQPVFEQYAKDQKELKVQLVQESEEKKS; encoded by the coding sequence ATGTTTAGGAGATTGACACTTTCACACCTGCTTTTTACCACTATCCTTGGAATTGCTGGAGGAGTATATGTTTTTCAACCAGTATTTGAACAGTATGCCAAAGATCAGAAAGAATTAAAGGTGCAGTTGGTACAAGaatcagaagagaagaaaagttaA